Proteins encoded by one window of Paenibacillus urinalis:
- the sda gene encoding sporulation histidine kinase inhibitor Sda yields MASSLNELTDQQLLNVRKAARELKLDAAFITLIESELKRRGTNINQ; encoded by the coding sequence ATGGCAAGTAGCCTGAATGAATTGACCGATCAGCAGTTGTTGAACGTGCGTAAAGCAGCAAGAGAACTAAAGTTGGATGCGGCATTCATCACATTGATCGAAAGCGAGTTGAAGCGCCGCGGCACCAACATTAATCAATGA
- a CDS encoding helix-turn-helix domain-containing protein: MARKSRNVQKIKTAVGQRLQGFRNHQGRTQEDVAHEADVHPSYITKLESGRSNWTIESLDNILNALDVSYGDLFHNIDETKSRIDNTVLVQIVKLLEGRSIEEQRKALQLLKALYS, translated from the coding sequence ATGGCTAGGAAATCTCGGAATGTTCAGAAGATCAAGACCGCTGTGGGGCAGCGGCTACAAGGATTCAGGAATCATCAGGGCAGAACCCAAGAGGACGTTGCACACGAGGCCGATGTCCATCCTTCATACATAACTAAGCTTGAATCGGGCAGGTCTAATTGGACGATTGAAAGCTTGGATAACATTCTGAATGCATTAGATGTTTCGTACGGCGATCTGTTCCATAATATTGATGAAACCAAGAGCAGGATCGATAATACGGTACTAGTTCAGATTGTTAAGTTATTGGAAGGCAGAAGCATCGAAGAACAGCGGAAGGCACTGCAATTATTAAAAGCGTTGTACAGCTAA
- a CDS encoding DUF6946 family protein, producing the protein MIIKNQAGQTIHSLDEWLKYAPPAKGEKHWKDGRSAKEFAKAWMSSNGARMPSDISDCLLSQACTVGFQPEWATPEHETKLDNLKGNCRNHDMIVVGNANGKKTLCAVEAKVDESFGEIVSDYVIKSRKKNPRSQVPERINNLSTALFGLKDIGALRYQLIHAIAGTLIEAKNQGADQAVFIVQEFVPFGKASKKAKQNEEALQEFVESLAGTPLSSGQLIGPIFVPGNDFIPNDIPLYIGKVETVLGMNQWQVSVAAEAITAALFARAGYDVSVQYGANQPEYDLMVAKGNKMLKISVKGSQDGGWGLTQSHMSDANYHAAADAWYRKHKPHTVICLVQFKDVTINEMPRVYLATPLDIANHLKKSANGRGETILYEFKQWTDRAFGAGTIDQIPADWLFSESRITDVLEYA; encoded by the coding sequence ATGATCATTAAAAATCAAGCTGGACAAACCATCCATTCCCTTGATGAATGGCTCAAATATGCTCCACCAGCAAAAGGAGAGAAGCACTGGAAAGATGGCCGTAGCGCAAAAGAGTTTGCTAAAGCATGGATGTCCAGCAATGGAGCCAGAATGCCATCTGATATTTCTGATTGCTTATTATCCCAAGCTTGCACGGTCGGTTTCCAACCAGAATGGGCTACCCCTGAGCATGAAACAAAGCTTGATAATCTAAAAGGTAACTGCCGCAATCACGATATGATAGTCGTAGGAAATGCGAACGGGAAGAAAACACTGTGTGCAGTAGAAGCAAAAGTCGATGAATCATTCGGTGAGATTGTATCTGACTATGTAATCAAGAGTAGAAAGAAGAATCCGCGTTCTCAGGTGCCTGAGAGGATCAACAATCTTTCAACTGCTCTATTCGGTTTGAAGGATATAGGAGCTCTTCGATATCAACTCATACATGCAATTGCTGGAACACTGATTGAAGCGAAGAACCAAGGTGCCGATCAAGCTGTGTTTATTGTTCAAGAATTTGTTCCATTTGGAAAAGCGTCTAAGAAAGCAAAGCAAAATGAAGAGGCTTTGCAGGAATTCGTAGAATCGCTGGCGGGTACTCCCTTATCCTCAGGTCAATTGATAGGGCCGATATTTGTACCAGGAAATGATTTTATACCGAATGATATACCGCTATATATAGGTAAGGTCGAAACTGTACTCGGTATGAACCAATGGCAAGTAAGCGTAGCTGCTGAAGCCATAACCGCAGCATTGTTTGCAAGAGCGGGTTATGACGTTTCAGTGCAATATGGGGCAAACCAGCCCGAATATGACCTAATGGTAGCTAAAGGTAACAAGATGCTCAAGATATCTGTTAAAGGCAGTCAAGATGGAGGTTGGGGGCTTACTCAGTCGCATATGTCCGATGCGAACTATCATGCTGCTGCGGATGCCTGGTACAGAAAACACAAGCCGCATACGGTCATTTGCCTTGTACAATTTAAAGATGTGACGATAAACGAAATGCCGAGGGTATATCTTGCTACGCCTTTGGACATTGCAAATCACCTAAAGAAGAGTGCGAATGGACGGGGAGAAACCATCCTGTATGAGTTCAAGCAATGGACGGACAGAGCTTTTGGCGCGGGAACCATCGACCAGATTCCTGCAGATTGGTTATTTTCAGAGTCCAGAATAACAGATGTGTTAGAGTATGCTTAA
- a CDS encoding helicase-related protein — translation MNEVINSNEHLITRINEVLKDRKDSIVNIINDKITLSVFSELSKNLHNVKQINFIIRDTAYIPSAREIAREFEIAFNSSDLFFNSYEITEKNKLKHFVKAKSMYDFIKKHVNVRKTRTPQLVTGNLIIIDEEFQIQGSSSLELSRKAVRGALPRVNFDTFITNSMDNAQILNNKAKFEALWNNNQYTEDFKDQILQSLSYVYKEYSPEFLYYFTLNELFGEQLDNGIDRFERDSISFKKTKIWDSLFDFQKDAVVSAIQKINKYNGCIIADSVGLGKTFEALAVIKYFELRQDNVLVLTPAKLYDNWNSFKSPYRDNQFIDDRFNYKILFHTDLSRTKGMSRSGMDLSRVDWSKFDLVVIDESHNFRNRVENEEHETRYQRLMNEVIKKGSNTKVLLLSATPVNNSLTDLKNQLSIITTDKDHAFEEQGIASVSSLLRRTQKELNDWLESDNRSKNALIDRLPADFFKLLEMLTISRSRKHITGYYGSDKVGKFPQKRKPDTHTPPIDECKELLNFGQTNEVLESLKLAVYSPMSYIRSEHKAYYREKYQTVRGDRVLFYHESRELITAKLHRFNLFKRLESSVFSFGETIRRLIARIDGYIDVISRHESGDVSLEGEEVLDDGTTLDYKYEIKVEHLLTTDFLEDLFYDKSILDRLYDDVMTVLNNRRDAKLKELETIISNKIITTPFNPGNRKILIFSAFADTANYLYDSIAKECSKHGVNVACVTGSGNPRSTVKGLAEFNQVLSHFSPRSKMGQELPQEQQIDVLIGTDCISEGQNLQDCDCVINFDIQWNPVVLIQRFGRVDRIGSKNQQIAMINFFPAVELNDYLQLEQRVKGKMLGVNLTSTGDEDLLSPEMNDFMFRKKQLERLQEEVVDMDDLNDNISLTDLNMNDYLYELAGYIKEHPEIKQVPKGIYSLGDGGTKGTLFCFKHQSDTSKPNNESSLYPYYIMYMTEAGEVHFGNANAREALKEFRRLAYDKSIPNAELFNKFNKETRNAENMSKYSSLLNKAIKAIQGQEDKNAQISIFDFSGYNNEFANSSIDDFELISFLVVE, via the coding sequence TTGAATGAAGTCATCAATTCCAATGAACATCTAATCACAAGGATCAATGAAGTACTAAAGGACAGGAAAGACAGTATTGTTAATATCATTAACGATAAGATAACCCTTTCTGTCTTTTCAGAGCTTTCGAAAAACCTTCATAACGTGAAGCAGATTAACTTCATCATTCGTGATACAGCCTACATTCCATCGGCCAGAGAGATAGCTAGAGAATTCGAGATAGCATTCAACAGCTCGGACTTATTCTTTAATTCCTATGAGATCACGGAGAAGAATAAGCTAAAGCATTTCGTAAAAGCAAAGTCCATGTATGACTTCATCAAGAAACATGTCAATGTTCGGAAGACTAGAACTCCTCAACTGGTAACGGGCAACCTGATTATTATTGATGAAGAGTTTCAGATACAGGGCTCTTCCTCCCTTGAATTATCGAGGAAAGCTGTGCGCGGCGCATTGCCAAGAGTGAATTTCGATACATTCATTACGAATTCAATGGATAATGCTCAAATATTAAACAATAAGGCAAAGTTCGAGGCACTTTGGAACAACAATCAGTATACGGAAGACTTTAAGGATCAAATCCTGCAGAGTCTCAGCTATGTATATAAAGAGTATTCGCCTGAGTTTCTTTACTACTTCACGCTGAACGAGCTGTTTGGAGAGCAACTCGATAATGGTATTGACCGCTTCGAACGAGACAGCATCAGCTTCAAGAAGACCAAGATATGGGATAGCTTGTTCGACTTTCAGAAGGATGCCGTTGTCTCTGCAATTCAAAAGATAAACAAGTATAATGGCTGCATCATTGCGGATAGTGTCGGTCTTGGTAAGACATTCGAAGCATTAGCGGTGATCAAGTACTTCGAACTCCGACAAGACAATGTCCTGGTCCTTACACCAGCAAAGCTTTATGATAACTGGAATTCGTTCAAGAGTCCTTACCGCGACAATCAATTCATTGATGATAGGTTCAACTATAAGATTCTCTTCCATACCGATTTATCAAGAACGAAGGGTATGTCCAGAAGCGGGATGGACTTGTCTCGCGTTGATTGGAGCAAATTTGATCTGGTTGTCATTGATGAATCTCATAACTTCCGCAATCGTGTTGAAAATGAAGAGCATGAGACACGGTATCAGCGTTTGATGAACGAGGTCATCAAGAAGGGTTCAAATACAAAGGTATTGCTCCTGTCCGCGACGCCAGTTAACAATTCACTAACCGATCTCAAGAACCAGTTGAGCATTATTACAACAGATAAGGATCATGCATTTGAGGAGCAAGGTATCGCGAGTGTTTCGTCCTTGCTCAGAAGGACGCAAAAGGAACTAAATGATTGGCTCGAATCTGACAACCGTTCCAAGAATGCACTTATCGACAGACTCCCTGCTGATTTCTTCAAGCTGCTTGAAATGCTGACGATATCCCGCAGCAGAAAACACATTACGGGATACTACGGCAGCGATAAGGTTGGAAAGTTCCCGCAGAAGCGGAAGCCTGATACGCATACACCGCCGATTGATGAATGTAAAGAATTACTGAACTTCGGTCAAACGAATGAAGTGTTGGAGTCTCTTAAGCTTGCGGTATATTCACCAATGAGCTATATTCGTTCGGAGCATAAGGCATATTATCGTGAAAAGTATCAGACGGTACGCGGTGATCGAGTGCTCTTTTATCATGAAAGCCGTGAGCTTATTACGGCCAAGCTTCATCGGTTCAACTTGTTTAAGCGACTTGAGAGCTCGGTCTTTTCATTCGGCGAAACGATCAGACGATTGATTGCCCGAATTGATGGCTATATCGATGTGATCTCTCGTCATGAGTCTGGAGACGTTTCACTTGAAGGAGAGGAAGTTCTGGACGATGGCACCACGCTTGATTACAAGTACGAAATTAAAGTGGAACATCTCCTCACTACCGATTTCTTGGAGGATTTGTTTTACGACAAAAGCATCTTGGATCGGCTATATGATGATGTAATGACCGTCTTGAATAACCGCAGGGATGCGAAGTTGAAAGAGCTTGAGACGATCATATCCAATAAGATCATAACGACGCCGTTTAATCCAGGTAATCGCAAGATACTAATCTTCTCAGCCTTTGCTGATACAGCCAACTACTTATATGACTCTATCGCGAAGGAATGTTCTAAACATGGCGTCAATGTAGCTTGCGTCACGGGTTCAGGCAATCCAAGATCGACGGTCAAAGGGTTGGCGGAATTCAACCAAGTCCTTAGCCATTTCTCGCCTCGTTCAAAAATGGGGCAAGAGTTGCCGCAAGAACAACAAATCGATGTACTTATTGGTACGGACTGCATTTCCGAAGGCCAAAACTTGCAGGATTGCGATTGTGTAATTAACTTTGATATCCAGTGGAATCCTGTCGTTCTTATTCAACGTTTCGGACGGGTGGATCGGATCGGCAGTAAGAATCAGCAGATCGCAATGATCAATTTCTTCCCTGCTGTAGAGTTGAATGATTACTTGCAACTTGAACAGCGGGTTAAGGGCAAGATGCTGGGGGTCAATCTTACATCTACTGGAGATGAGGACCTGTTATCTCCTGAGATGAATGATTTCATGTTCAGAAAGAAACAGCTCGAACGGCTGCAAGAAGAAGTAGTCGATATGGATGATCTGAATGACAATATCTCCTTGACCGACTTGAACATGAATGATTACTTGTATGAGTTAGCAGGATATATCAAAGAGCATCCTGAGATCAAACAAGTACCGAAAGGGATCTATTCCTTGGGGGATGGCGGTACGAAGGGTACGCTCTTTTGCTTTAAGCATCAATCGGATACGTCCAAGCCCAATAACGAAAGCTCACTGTATCCCTATTACATCATGTATATGACAGAAGCGGGCGAAGTCCACTTTGGTAATGCCAATGCCAGGGAGGCACTGAAAGAATTCAGAAGACTTGCCTACGACAAGAGCATTCCTAACGCAGAGTTATTTAACAAATTCAACAAAGAGACTCGCAATGCTGAGAATATGTCGAAGTACTCCTCCCTGCTGAATAAGGCAATTAAAGCGATCCAGGGCCAAGAGGATAAAAACGCACAGATATCCATATTCGACTTCAGCGGTTATAACAACGAGTTTGCGAATTCAAGCATTGATGATTTCGAATTAATTTCGTTCCTGGTTGTTGAATAG
- a CDS encoding DUF4391 domain-containing protein: MLGLPSEYAIDKSIQVSTFMTSDLLPKEKKRFKESVESIKLAYQIAGESIPSLINDQYDCQALLFFEVQLNKLKDASFICDIIQKLVKPLCVIRCYDVKGMQTYSIAHKRLNLQDRSQVVIEDSYLTAISSSQLTDDMVTLMNDYAAFEKIRNKANKMTLYIGLMTKAYIISHLLVWSRSKEMLASKAWYNVSDAHLIFDCYKRIIQLQKDKKAATTISDQSKYNSELKNIFNQLSKFITQ; this comes from the coding sequence ATGCTAGGCTTACCCAGCGAGTATGCGATAGACAAGAGTATTCAAGTCAGCACCTTTATGACTTCAGACTTGTTGCCTAAGGAAAAGAAGCGATTCAAGGAAAGCGTGGAGAGTATTAAGCTGGCATATCAGATTGCTGGTGAGTCAATCCCATCTCTGATCAACGATCAATATGATTGCCAAGCATTACTATTTTTTGAGGTTCAATTGAACAAACTGAAGGATGCCTCATTCATATGCGATATCATACAGAAGCTGGTAAAGCCGCTATGTGTGATTAGATGTTACGACGTAAAAGGTATGCAGACGTATTCCATTGCACATAAGAGACTCAACCTCCAGGACCGTTCTCAGGTTGTTATTGAGGATTCATATTTAACAGCGATTAGCTCATCGCAGCTAACAGATGATATGGTAACACTTATGAATGATTATGCAGCCTTCGAGAAGATAAGGAACAAAGCAAACAAGATGACCCTTTATATTGGACTAATGACGAAGGCATACATTATATCGCATTTACTGGTGTGGTCTAGGAGTAAGGAAATGCTTGCTTCGAAAGCTTGGTATAATGTTTCCGATGCTCATCTTATCTTCGATTGCTATAAGCGCATCATTCAGCTCCAAAAGGATAAGAAGGCAGCCACGACAATCTCCGACCAATCAAAATACAATAGCGAGTTAAAGAACATATTTAATCAGTTATCCAAATTCATAACCCAATAA
- a CDS encoding site-specific DNA-methyltransferase, translating to MEYTKVSKEIFDPIKMNKAKFEEMFSEQLAELFPSSVKDGVVDFASLLSHLGQYIDSEERYEINWAGKADSMRIANSDIVGKTLKYILEDSKDPELTENTYIEGDNLEVLKLLRNSYYNKIKMIYIDPPYNTGNDFVYKDDFSISSKENEKAEGDVDEDYNRLIANQRSNGKYHSNWLSMIYPRLRIAKDLLSEDGVIFISIDDNEVVNLRKVCDSVFGEENFFAQVIVQSNKRGQTYKQISKTHEYLLIYTKNPDVEINELEKSGETDDLNQEDNIGRFNTRELRNRNPKFGKFNRPNLHYPIYVNGRVVDKDGFSPISLVRDNDYSIEVLPINSTGGDSCWRWGKALLESNINSDTLSSNVVAKRKNDGGYNIYEKYRKSTYKPKSIWQETDFITEKGTVELGKLGLSKFFDFPKPTALIKQIVQIGTDKDSIVLDFFSGSATTAEAVMRVNAEDGGNRKYIMVQLDEKFDVSSEAFVNGYRTICDVGKERIRRAGTALRDEFQNAELDTGFRVFKLSNTNIRWFSEAIKSDILDYDMTMTDKDKLDFNPGFTDLDVVYEILLRHRDIQLSTNVEHLSDIGSRTYIFADTVVVCLEETISEEMINMIAAIEPMPTKIIFRDSAFGDDISLKENTMSRLEAQMRKNSGLEKRAYRVEFI from the coding sequence GTGGAATATACTAAAGTATCCAAAGAGATATTCGATCCGATCAAGATGAACAAAGCAAAGTTCGAAGAGATGTTCAGTGAGCAATTAGCGGAGCTATTCCCTTCTTCTGTGAAAGACGGAGTTGTAGATTTCGCCTCTTTGCTGTCGCATTTAGGGCAGTACATTGATTCGGAAGAACGCTACGAGATCAACTGGGCTGGTAAAGCTGATTCAATGCGCATCGCCAATAGTGATATTGTTGGTAAAACCCTTAAGTATATACTTGAAGACAGTAAGGACCCTGAATTAACTGAAAATACCTATATAGAAGGCGACAACCTTGAAGTATTAAAGTTATTGCGAAATAGCTACTATAACAAGATCAAAATGATTTACATTGACCCCCCATACAATACGGGAAATGACTTTGTTTACAAAGATGACTTCTCAATTAGTTCTAAAGAGAATGAGAAGGCTGAAGGTGATGTTGATGAGGATTATAACAGGCTAATTGCAAATCAACGGAGTAATGGTAAATATCACTCTAACTGGTTAAGTATGATATACCCGCGACTTAGAATTGCTAAGGATTTATTGTCGGAAGATGGAGTTATTTTTATTAGCATTGATGACAACGAAGTGGTAAACCTTAGGAAAGTTTGTGACAGTGTATTTGGTGAGGAAAACTTCTTTGCTCAAGTTATTGTGCAATCAAACAAGCGTGGGCAAACATACAAACAAATATCAAAAACACATGAGTACTTGCTGATATACACTAAGAATCCAGATGTAGAGATTAATGAACTTGAGAAATCTGGTGAGACTGATGACTTGAACCAAGAGGATAACATCGGAAGATTTAATACAAGGGAGTTAAGAAATCGAAACCCTAAGTTTGGTAAATTTAATAGGCCGAATCTTCACTACCCGATATACGTGAATGGTAGAGTTGTTGATAAAGATGGCTTCTCTCCCATCTCATTAGTTCGAGACAATGACTATAGTATAGAGGTGCTCCCTATTAACTCAACGGGGGGAGACAGTTGTTGGCGTTGGGGTAAGGCGTTGTTAGAAAGTAATATTAACAGCGACACCCTATCCAGTAACGTAGTGGCAAAACGGAAGAATGATGGTGGTTATAACATTTATGAAAAATATAGAAAGAGCACATATAAACCGAAGTCCATCTGGCAAGAGACAGATTTTATTACTGAAAAGGGTACAGTAGAATTAGGTAAGTTGGGACTATCTAAGTTTTTTGATTTCCCGAAACCAACGGCTCTAATTAAACAAATTGTCCAAATTGGTACGGATAAAGATAGTATTGTGTTAGATTTCTTTTCTGGCTCAGCTACCACGGCAGAAGCTGTAATGAGGGTAAATGCTGAAGACGGTGGAAATCGCAAATACATTATGGTCCAATTAGATGAAAAGTTTGATGTCAGTTCTGAAGCCTTTGTTAATGGATATAGGACGATCTGTGACGTTGGAAAAGAAAGGATTAGAAGAGCAGGAACCGCTCTCAGAGATGAGTTCCAAAATGCTGAATTGGATACTGGCTTTCGAGTATTCAAATTATCCAATACAAACATTCGTTGGTTCAGTGAAGCGATCAAGTCGGACATTCTCGATTATGATATGACAATGACAGATAAGGACAAGCTGGATTTTAACCCTGGTTTCACAGACCTTGATGTTGTTTACGAAATCCTGCTGCGTCATCGAGACATCCAGCTCTCCACAAATGTTGAGCATCTTTCAGATATCGGAAGTAGAACATACATCTTTGCCGATACAGTAGTTGTATGTCTGGAAGAGACGATCTCCGAGGAAATGATCAATATGATTGCGGCCATAGAACCGATGCCGACCAAAATAATCTTCAGAGACAGTGCTTTTGGAGATGACATCTCTCTTAAGGAGAACACAATGAGCCGCTTGGAAGCGCAAATGCGGAAGAATAGCGGACTTGAAAAACGAGCGTATCGAGTCGAATTCATTTAA
- a CDS encoding DEAD/DEAH box helicase family protein has protein sequence MTKRIAFQFEDGLGYQKEAIESVVSLFNGVNRQEESAIYRNITRVRQLTEGDPVRNPQIVTGTRLLNNLREVQLRNMLFPDNQLENNNFTIEMETGTGKTYVYLRTILELNKCYGFTKFMIVVPTIAIRKGVEKSIEMLREHFMALYDGLDLKNHAFVYSSNPKEISTKFVETRELSIVVMNIQAFNKETNKLRDKDEYGQVLWDDIKHINPIVIIDEPQKIEGAAKKKSASLEAIEMLSPLFILRYSATHKRLYNQVYKLDSYDAYQNNLVKKIEVKTVHGTISKDYPYVRYVEFTKDLHAKIEIFHVEQGGPIRTKTFNVRRGANLHELSGSLEQYRNMIVQEDPHQLKKLKIGTGDNIIEIGIGDNNSGISESDIIRIQIRLAIRSHLDKQLKILRQGYNIKILTLFFIDAVHKFRDSTASDGRGEYLRIFDEEYAAIIEDSTWNQLFAEFPALFKHYRDILKVREGYFAVDKNKQAVEVENWETILDEQKLKQKSQEDVDRGIELILEKKDELISFDEPLAFIFSHSALREGWDNPNVFTLCTLKRGGSEIAKKQEIGRGLRLPVDTNGNRCTNAEINELTIIANDHYDHFAAALQNDFNDQAGFNKDEVTADIIHKALKQAGIPAEKVTAELVETFKNELLQNKFINEKNQLTKNAKDIRTIDFKDETLREHSEMIKEKFVEQMIAKGTKKIPVKNGDEAPVDNGQHSFMSEDSFVQLLKELSARMSKRTMYQVKIDHQAFIDSCVSELNDLLRYKKIRNEYEVETGKATFNDQQKFMLAEAIQQYEHQDLSIQWQKKSDFEIINYIMYHTLLPRLAIYKILSKLDRKILLSNQDILDIATQRIKSKLKEYKALGITEYQTIDGYVFSDKTIFEADSIDQTMLDDAANYIYKTNPSNRRAMYKYYKLDSKGEKTFAEQLDADPNVLLFTKIKKGGFVIDTPYGEYSPDWAVLYRGVNNTAKLYFIIETKIDKEDKDLTTVEKRKITCGELHFKAVSNDVDFHWANSYTDFKNKIGR, from the coding sequence GTGACTAAGCGTATTGCCTTTCAATTTGAAGACGGACTTGGCTATCAGAAGGAAGCTATAGAATCAGTCGTGAGCCTTTTCAATGGCGTTAATCGACAAGAAGAAAGTGCAATCTATCGAAATATTACTCGTGTCAGACAACTCACGGAGGGCGATCCTGTTAGGAACCCCCAGATCGTTACTGGTACGAGATTGCTTAATAATCTACGTGAAGTTCAGCTTCGGAACATGTTGTTTCCCGACAACCAGCTGGAGAATAACAACTTCACAATTGAGATGGAGACTGGTACAGGAAAAACATATGTCTATCTGAGAACGATTCTTGAGCTTAATAAGTGCTATGGATTCACTAAGTTCATGATTGTTGTTCCGACAATCGCAATTCGTAAAGGCGTTGAGAAAAGCATCGAAATGCTACGAGAGCATTTCATGGCACTGTACGACGGACTGGACTTGAAGAACCATGCATTTGTGTATAGTTCCAATCCCAAAGAAATTAGTACAAAATTTGTTGAAACCAGAGAATTAAGCATTGTTGTCATGAATATTCAAGCTTTCAATAAGGAAACCAATAAGTTGCGTGATAAGGATGAATACGGTCAAGTATTATGGGATGATATCAAGCATATTAACCCCATCGTTATCATTGATGAACCGCAAAAAATCGAAGGGGCGGCAAAAAAGAAGAGTGCTTCTTTGGAAGCTATCGAGATGTTGAGTCCTTTGTTTATTTTACGGTATTCGGCAACACATAAGCGGCTATACAATCAGGTTTATAAGCTCGATTCTTATGATGCCTATCAGAACAATCTGGTTAAGAAGATTGAAGTAAAGACGGTACACGGCACGATTTCCAAGGATTATCCATACGTGCGGTACGTAGAGTTCACAAAGGACCTTCATGCCAAGATCGAGATATTCCATGTTGAGCAAGGCGGACCGATACGCACGAAGACTTTCAATGTACGCCGCGGCGCGAACCTACATGAGCTTTCTGGTTCTCTGGAGCAGTATCGGAACATGATTGTTCAAGAAGACCCGCATCAGTTGAAGAAACTTAAGATCGGTACAGGCGATAACATTATTGAGATTGGCATCGGTGATAACAATTCTGGCATTAGTGAGAGCGACATTATTCGAATTCAGATTCGTCTTGCCATCCGCTCACACCTTGATAAGCAGCTTAAGATTCTAAGACAGGGCTATAACATTAAGATACTGACTCTGTTCTTTATTGATGCTGTTCATAAGTTCAGAGATAGCACAGCCTCGGACGGACGCGGGGAATACCTGCGTATATTTGATGAAGAATATGCTGCAATTATAGAGGACTCCACCTGGAATCAGTTGTTTGCTGAGTTTCCTGCTCTATTTAAGCATTATAGAGATATCTTGAAGGTGCGTGAAGGATACTTTGCTGTAGATAAGAACAAGCAGGCTGTTGAAGTAGAGAACTGGGAAACCATATTGGATGAACAAAAGCTAAAGCAGAAGTCGCAAGAAGATGTGGATCGCGGTATTGAGCTAATCCTGGAGAAGAAGGACGAGCTCATTTCGTTTGATGAACCGTTGGCATTCATCTTTTCACATTCCGCTCTGCGTGAGGGCTGGGATAACCCCAATGTATTCACACTTTGTACGCTTAAACGTGGCGGTTCCGAGATTGCAAAAAAGCAGGAGATTGGCCGAGGGCTCAGACTGCCTGTAGACACCAACGGGAACCGCTGCACGAACGCAGAAATCAACGAACTAACCATTATTGCCAATGACCACTATGATCACTTTGCCGCAGCCCTACAGAACGATTTCAACGATCAGGCGGGCTTCAACAAGGATGAAGTGACTGCAGACATTATCCATAAGGCTTTGAAGCAAGCGGGGATTCCAGCTGAGAAAGTTACTGCTGAATTGGTGGAAACATTCAAGAACGAACTTCTACAGAATAAGTTCATCAATGAGAAGAACCAACTCACGAAGAACGCTAAAGACATTCGAACCATTGATTTTAAGGATGAAACCTTAAGAGAGCATAGCGAAATGATCAAAGAGAAGTTCGTTGAACAGATGATCGCAAAAGGGACGAAAAAGATACCCGTAAAGAATGGTGACGAAGCGCCTGTAGATAATGGTCAGCATAGCTTCATGTCTGAGGATTCCTTTGTACAGCTGCTCAAAGAGTTGAGTGCGCGTATGAGCAAGCGTACCATGTATCAAGTTAAGATCGATCATCAGGCTTTCATTGATTCGTGTGTTAGCGAACTGAATGATCTGTTACGGTATAAGAAGATACGAAATGAATATGAAGTTGAAACAGGCAAAGCGACCTTTAATGATCAGCAGAAGTTTATGCTTGCAGAAGCCATTCAACAGTATGAGCATCAGGATTTGAGTATACAATGGCAGAAGAAGAGTGACTTCGAGATTATCAATTACATTATGTATCATACTCTCCTGCCCCGTCTGGCTATCTATAAAATACTATCTAAGCTAGACAGGAAGATTCTTCTGAGCAACCAGGATATTTTGGACATTGCAACCCAACGGATTAAATCAAAGCTCAAAGAATATAAGGCGCTCGGAATAACGGAATATCAGACTATTGATGGTTATGTATTTAGCGATAAGACGATCTTTGAAGCCGACTCGATTGATCAAACGATGCTTGATGACGCGGCCAACTACATCTACAAGACGAATCCAAGTAACCGTAGAGCCATGTATAAGTATTACAAACTGGATAGCAAGGGCGAGAAGACGTTTGCCGAGCAGTTGGATGCTGATCCGAATGTCTTACTGTTTACGAAGATCAAGAAGGGTGGGTTCGTGATCGATACTCCATATGGTGAATATTCACCTGACTGGGCCGTACTGTATCGTGGAGTTAACAACACCGCCAAGCTGTACTTCATCATTGAAACGAAGATCGACAAAGAAGATAAAGACCTGACAACAGTGGAGAAGCGGAAAATAACATGTGGAGAGCTGCACTTCAAAGCAGTCTCTAACGATGTGGACTTTCACTGGGCGAACAGCTACACTGATTTCAAGAACAAGATTGGTAGGTAG